The Coccidioides posadasii str. Silveira chromosome 3, complete sequence genome contains a region encoding:
- a CDS encoding uncharacterized protein (EggNog:ENOG410PGT9~COG:C~TransMembrane:1 (i119-145o)~BUSCO:5178at33183) has protein sequence MGAVDIPKLRFTPVDEIPERVRRLRTTFFQQKTRPIDFRILQLRKLYWAIKDRERAIKEALHRDLGKAEYESYLTEITMLENDIIFCTKNLPKWAKDEKAPDIDLTYSLMKPTIRKDPLGCVLIIGAFNFPFLLTLGPVIGAIAAGNTVMIKPSETAANSAAVIQDIIEATFDPSFVCMTQGGVEETKTLLSQKWDKICFTGSSKVGRIVAQAAAPNLTPVLLELGGRNPAFITKNADLRLAARRLLWGKTLNAGQVCTSQNYILADKEVVPRLVDEFAKALKEYYPQGLKASPDYSRMINEAAFHRVKAMIDNSKGKILLGGTMDEAEKFIEPTVVQVDSVEDSLLTEESFGPIIPILPVENLDEAIKIANEIDSTPLGLYPFGTKQEVEKVLTAVRSGGASINDAFMHISVPTLPFGGVGESGTGCYHGRSSFEAFVHRRSITTTPGWVERVLAIRYPPYSGKLSKFLGAGAMRPNFDRSGREKRGMLGWLVWMVTLGGGATKSGAARSTAAALDKMPADKAL, from the exons ATGGGTGCTGTTGATATTCCGAAGCTCCGGTTCACGCCTGTGGATGAGATCCCAGAACGTGTTAGGCGCCTCCGGACGACTTTCTTTCAGCAGAAGACCAGACCAATTGATTttagaatcttgcagctccGGAAACTATATTGGGC TATCAAGGACCGTGAACGTGCAATTAAAGAGGCGCTTCACCGCGACCTGGGAAAAGCCGAATATGAATCGTATCTGACAGAAATCACTATGTTGGAAAATGATATCATTTTCTGCACCAAGAATTTACCGAAATGGGCTAAGGACGAGAAAGCGCCCGATATCGATCTGACTTATTCGCTGATGAAGCCCACAATCAGAAAGGACCCGTTGGGATGTGTGCTGATTATTGG AGCATTCAATTTCCCTTTTCTACTTACCCTTGGTCCCGTCATCGGTGCTATCGCTGCTGGAAACACGGTTATGATTAAGCCCAGTGAAACTGCGGCCAACTCTGCCGCTGTAATTCAGGATATCATCGAAGCTACCTTCGATCCATCTTTTGTATGCATGACTCAAGGAGGAGTTGAAGAGACAAAGACCTTGCTCTCACAGAAGTGGGATAAGATCTGCTTCACTGGCAGCAGCAAAGTGGGTCGTATTGTCGCCCAAGCAGCCGCTCCCAATCTTACGCCTGTTCTCCTGGAGCTTGGCGGCCGTAACCCTGCTTTCATCACCAAGAACGCGGACCTTAGGCTGGCTGCACGACGTCTTCTGTGGGGCAAAACATTAAATGCTGGTCAAGTCTGTACGTCGCAGAACTACATTCTCGCTGACAAGGAGGTCGTGCCGAGACTCGTCGATGAGTTTGCGAAGGCTTTGAAGGAATACTATCCACAGGGTCTTAAGGCGTCTCCAGACTATTCTCGGATGATCAACGAGGCCGCATTCCATCGTGTCAAAGCCATGATTGATAACAGCAAAGGCAAGATATTGCTTGGAGGTACAATGGATGAAGCGGAGAAATTCATCGAGCCGACTGTAGTCCAGGTTGACTCTGTCGAGGATTCTCTGCTAACTGAAGAAAGCTTCGGCCCAATCATTCCCATTCTACCAGTTGAAAACTTGGACGAGGCCATTAAAATCGCAAATGAAATCGACAGTACTCCGTTGGGTCTCTATCCCTTTGGAACTAAGCAAGAGGTTGAAAAAG TCCTTACCGCTGTTCGCTCTGGGGGAGCTTCCATAAATGACGCATTCATGCACATTAGCGTTCCAACATTGCCATTCGGCGGAGTTGGCGAGAGCGGAACTGGCTGCTATCATGGCCGCAGCAGTTTTGAGGCATTCGTCCACCGTCGTTCGATCACCACTACTCCAGGTTGGGTGGAACGCGTCTTGGCTATTCGCTATCCGCCATATTCTGGCAAGCTTAGCAAGTTCTTGGGGGCTGGAGCCATGAGACCAAATTTTGACCGCAGCGGCCGGGAGAAGCGTGGCATGTTAGGCTGGCTGGTTTGGATGGTTACCTTGGGTGGTGGAGCAACTAAGTCTGGTGCTGCGAGAAGTACCGCAGCTGCTCTCG ATAAAATGCCGGCAGATAAAGCACTGTGA
- a CDS encoding uncharacterized protein (EggNog:ENOG410PYJH~COG:S) → MIKLRPEIDEENTRYVNGGAPPQPFLVMLPPKESLPTIRTERLCLRPVTLDDAQALWDARSKTSEWLSPYTSSDEMYQWLNRKTFTEPAAAVGLMFQFVIVLGQNPAGKVIGCLGMNTVYPVPNIGYWVGEEYGGMGYMSEALAGLMAMWWTFPRRKGVSDEEKRREGWDGNERVFATVNKRNLPSLRVLEKNGFRVYLDKTMADGEVLCCAAAERPELSCDMEQSYTGKKGYSVSAGLLS, encoded by the exons ATGATTAAACTACGTCCCGAGATTGACGAAGAAAATACCCGATATGTGAACGGCGGCGCTCCCCCGCAGCCGTTTCTGGTGATGCTCCCGCCAAAAGAGTCTTTGCCGACCATCCGAACCGAACGGCTTTGTCTCCGGCCGGTAACGCTTGATGATGCACAGGCACTTTGGGATGCAAGGTCGAAAACGTCGGAGTGGCT TTCGCCGTATACGTCCAGTGACGAGATGTACCAGTGGCTGAATAGAAAGACGTTCACGGAACCTGCAGCTGCGGTAGGACTCATGTTTCAATTTGTGATAGTGCTGGGACAGAATCCTGCGGGGAAAGTGATTGGATGTCTGGGCATGAACACCGTGTATCCAGTGCCGAATATTGGATATTGGGTGGGCGAGGAATATGGGGGGATGGGGTACATGTCAGAGGCGCTGGCTGGCCTCATGGCTATGTGGTGGACATTCCCGAGGCGCAAAGGGGTGTCTGACGAGGAGAAGAGGAGGGAGGGATGGGATGGTAATGAGAGGGTGTTTGCAACTGTGAATAAGAGGAACCTGCCAAGTCTCAGGGTGCTGGAAAAGAACGGGTTTCGGGTGTATCTCGATAAGACAATGGCCGATGGGGAGGTGCTGTGCTGCGCAGCGGCGGAGCGACCGGAGTTGTCATGCGACATGGAGCAAAGCTATACGGGGAAGAAAGGTTATTCCGTTTCCGCCGGGCTTTTAAGTTGA
- a CDS encoding uncharacterized protein (EggNog:ENOG410PJ54~COG:S~BUSCO:8994at33183) — MLDHRRAHESKKTVSRKSAKRDADRLTSLIYSSPSAISASRQNSRDVSRNASRDGSRNVSRDISRVQSRVQSRVVSRDASISPSRDQSDDEYETSSESGTCPSTASWDERGYEDFEAGIKQDRPLATVVNDLIDRKHNSLQAREENLAAYGRILARHYAADEMEHNVGTLLTAFLQSIKQESTEKETILALKAIALTAVTTLSGAVYDKTGSVVRRKIAGSSSLAIKSAAIRCLGASAFFGGASEDELLDEMEFLMEIIMSDGHFIETPDDPEIVTAALQEWGLLATGVDDLEHLSEDAMETFADQLDSTEPEVQTAAGQNIALLYEKSFSPQEEDEEIDESEYDLQISHDDISQDDYRDDNGALLVQRYKPYHNTPAIEGKIQDLAKISGRHISKKSKRTLHMHFDAILTTIENPRHGPRFRQSIDHEKSESYGTRAGLKFHRFAPLNLNRWWKWCRMAALQRLLAGGIVEHYRAKSRAIVEYLPGLSMDAPEKGRRRRGKDRRKVGESSGRGGEMGMLYDTLHG, encoded by the exons ATGCTCGACCATCGTCGTGCTCacgagagcaagaagacCGTCTCTCGAAAATCGGCCAAGCGAGATGCCGATCGTTTGACTTCCCTGATTTATTCGTCACCCTCCGCTATATCTGCCTCTCGACAGAACTCCCGCGACGTTTCTCGGAACGCTTCGCGAGACGGGTCTCGTAATGTTTCCCGTGATATCTCTCGAGTTCAATCCCGTGTCCAATCCCGGGTTGTTTCTCGAGACGCATCTATTAGTCCAAGTAGAGACCAGTCGGATGATGAATATGAAACGAGCAGCGAGAGTGGAACCTGTCCTAG TACCGCTTCATGGGACGAACGTGGGTACGAAGATTTTGAAGCCGGAATAAAACAAGACAGACCCTTAGCTACTGTTGTGAACGACCTTATTGACCGGAAACACAACTCCCTCCAGGCTCGAGAAGAAAATCTGGCCGCCTACGGGCGCATTCTGGCGCGCCACTACGCGGCAGATGAGATGGAACATAATGTGGGAACTCTTTTGACGGCTTTCTTGCAAAGTATCAAGCAGGAATCGACAGAAAAGGAGACAATTCTAGCGTTGAAGGCGATAGCGCTTACGGCGGTAACGACGTTGAGCGGTGCCGTGTACGACAAGACAGGCTCGGTTGTTCGACGGAAGATAGCCGGCTCTTCGTCTCTTGCGATCAAATCAGCTGCGATACGCTGTTTGGGTGCGTCTGCGTTCTTCGGCGGTGCATCCGAAGATGAACTGTTGGACGAGATGGAATTTTTGATGGAAATTATCATGTCAGACGGCCACTTTATTGAAACTCCAGACGATCCGGAAATCGTCACGGCAGCTCTGCAGGAATGGGGCCTCCTTGCAACCGGAGTCGATGACTTGGAACATCTCAGCGAAGACGCAATGGAGACCTTTGCGGATCAGCTCGACAGCACCGAGCCTGAGGTACAAACTGCAGCAGGGCAAAACATCGCACTCCTCTACGAGAAAAGCTTCTCTCCCCAAGAAGAGGACGAAGAAATCGACGAGTCAGAATATGATCTACAGATCTCCCACGATGATATCTCCCAGGATGATTACCGTGACGACAACGGCGCGCTGCTCGTACAGCGCTACAAGCCGTATCACAACACACCTGCCATCGAAGGGAAGATCCAGGACCTTGCCAAAATATCCGGTCGTCACATTAGCAAGAAATCCAAGCGCACCCTCCACATGCACTTTGACGCTATCCTTACGACCATTGAAAACCCGCGTCACGGTCCGCGATTCAGACAGTCCATCGACCACGAGAAGAGCGAGTCCTACGGCACCCGTGCTGGGCTAAAATTCCACCGCTTCGCACCCTTAAATCTCAACAGATGGTGGAAATGGTGCAGAATGGCTGCGCTGCAGAGGCTGTTGGCAGGCGGCATTGTTGAACATTATCGCGCGAAGAGCAGAGCCATTGTCGAGTATCTACCGGGGCTATCCATGGATGCCCCCGAGAAAGGAAGACGAAGACGTGGGAAGGATCGAAGGAAGGTGGGAGAGTCGAGTGGCAGAGGTGGAGAGATGGGAATGCTATACGATACCTTGCACGGTTAA
- the STE7 gene encoding MAP kinase kinase (MEK) (EggNog:ENOG410PFNY~COG:T~BUSCO:6131at33183) → MADAFKARTLKRKNVKGLALNAAASKLGSKPSDGDAQIPGAIGNTDSNRTDTLEIGLEFQLDLRSEDLMVLKELGAGNGGTVSKVMHASTKVIMARKIIRVDAKEKVRKQILRELQVGRHCDSPYIVTFYGAFTNEARDIVLCMEYMDGGSLDRISKDFGPVRVDVLGKIAESIFAGLVYLYEAHRIMHRDIKPSNVLVNSRGHIKLCDFGVATETVNSVADTFVGTSTYMAPERIQGEAYSVRSDVWSAGLTIMELAVGRFPFDSSDTAAGDRASAGPMGILDLLQQIVHEPAPKLPKSDAFPAILDEFVAKCLLKKPGERPTPRELFDHDAFIQAAKRTPVNLREWAISMMDRHNRKSYLAPPAPRAINRDGSRDSVSESRSQQQPDPHSHPTPTSGEIPLNYSHEPYIQRDEQTPRASNPSPTLGLEHLSINNHSQPQVNGQAGWPRRSPYTPGHHSNTNSPQTFTSPRAAPSPRHPSPRNPPQSAGLPLRTGPPSNGQMPPPPPASSGLGPWSRSQGNRA, encoded by the exons ATGGCGGACGCCTTCAAAGCCCGAACGCTAAAACGGAAGAATGTTAAAGGTCTCGCACTTAATGCCGCAGCATCGAAACTGGGATCAAAACCGTCCGATGGGGACGCACAAATCCCCGGAGCGATTGGGAATACTGACAGCAACCGCACGGACACCCTTGAGATTGGATTGGAGTTTCAACTTGATCTGCGGAGTGAAGACCTAATGGTCCTGAAGGAGCTTGGGGCTGGCAATGGAGGAACAGTTAGCAAAGTGATGCATGCTTCCACAAAAGTAATCATGGCTAGAAAA ATCATCCGGGTTGATGCTAAAGAGAAGGTCAGAAAGCAAATATTGAGGGAGCTGCAAGTCGGCCGTCACTGTGACTCTCCTTATATCGTTACGTTCTATGGTGCGTTCACAAACGAGGCTCGGGATATTGTGCtgtgtatggagtacatggATGGTGG TTCTCTCGATCGCATTTCGAAGGATTTTGGACCTGTTCGGGTTGATGTTCTAGGAAAGATCGCGGAGTCAATCTTCGCCGGCCTTGTCTATCTATACGAAGCACACCGTATCATGCATAGGGACATTAAGCCATCTAATGTTCTCGTTAATTCTAGAGGACATATTAAACTCTGCGACTTTGGCGTTGCAACGGAAACTGTCAACTCTGTGGCGGACACATTCGTTGGCACTTCGACCTACATGGCCCCTGAGCGGATTCAGGGGGAGGCCTACTCCGTGCGATCCGACGTATGGAGCGCCGGACTAACGATTATGGAACTAGCAGTTGGTCGTTTCCCATTTGACTCGTCAGATACAGCTGCCGGAGACAGGGCTAGTGCTGGCCCGATGGGCATTCTGGACCTGTTACAACAGATAGTCCATGAGCCCGCCCCAAAGCTTCCAAAAAGCGATGCCTTCCCCGCGATTCTAGACGAATTTGTTGCTAAATGTTTGCTTAAGAAACCAGGAGAACGACCAACTCCACGTGAACTTTTT GACCACGATGCTTTCATCCAAGCTGCCAAGAGAACTCCAGTTAACCTCCGAGAATGGGCCATTAGCATGATGGACAGGCACAATAGAAAGTCCTACCTGGCGCCACCAGCCCCTCGAGCGATCAACCGGGACGGGTCAAGAGACTCCGTATCTGAGTCGAGATCTCAACAGCAGCCGGATCCTCATTCCCACCCAACTCCTACCTCTGGGGAAATTCCCTTGAATTACTCGCATGAACCATATATTCAACGCGACGAACAAACACCTCGCGCAAGCAACCCCTCTCCAACTCTCGGCCTCGAGCACCTCAGTATCAACAACCATAGCCAACCCCAAGTAAATGGCCAGGCTGGGTGGCCTAGAAGATCTCCATATACGCCTGGTCATCATTCCAATACCAACTCACCTCAGACGTTCACGTCGCCACGGGCTGCTCCGTCACCTCGTCACCCATCGCCTAGAAATCCCCCACAGTCCGCCGGCCTGCCACTACGGACTGGCCCTCCATCCAATGGGCAAAtgcctcctcctccaccagCCTCTAGTGGGCTAGGTCCGTGGTCACGGAGTCAGGGTAATcgggcttga
- the SPT6 gene encoding Transcription elongation factor spt6 (BUSCO:23856at4751~EggNog:ENOG410PFNW~COG:A~BUSCO:347at33183) encodes MSAAELLENEALLDDEENDEDYDEETGEVARGTADRNGHYDDSSEEDEDEDEDAARAVREGFIVDEDEEEEETSERRREKKKRRREERALEDEDLDEEDIYLIGENNPDFEPPVSYESKFKRLKRGHKGDRDRAVSQGINDIFNSDEEEDEIDRYRMGARDRRGLHDDLDDFIEEDVFSDEERERMREDEEIARPVKKGISGLAVTEATGLDEAALEDMRAAFGDGTDYLFALEMEEDEDEEERGDEEKPLDLKDVFEPSQLAEKMMTEEDNEIRFSDEPERYQIARKPYKHVILSEEQFKEEAIWISNLMLLKKRLEPDLREPFQRAIVKVLEFMVTDDWEVPFIFQHRKDYLIHAAKVPMSPSAPNPDGQDYVIRAEKLLNMTDLWDIFEYDLKFRALVDKRNILQRTYDNLKNVANVKDEVFEQMLPAAVTMEELQDLQDYIYFEYSSELKDVAMVNGNGENGAVHQRRKAATKTFYERIRNSKAYGLVRAFGITPDGFAQNAMKEAKRHHIDDPTELPEDMADGLLDTHFANGLHALKAAKTMFAEQLIMSPKVRKELRRAFYMNGVIDCFRTEKGLKKIDEHHPYYEFKYLRNQQLSDIARRPELFLRMLKAEEEGLVDVNVRFQNFDNYKRRLYRDIQSDNFSEVADAWNKARKEVLDMALARLDKIMSRGVKENIKTECENHVAKECREAFSLRLDQAPYKPKGMILGTIPRVLTLSAGAGIIGKDPIYWAWVEEDGRVLENGKFTDLTLGDPDRMISDGRDVNSLIDLVERRKPDVIGISGMSPETRKLYKQLAELIDAKNLRSSPYTNDNDDEVSDPLEVVIVNDEVARLYHTSDKARSEHPGLHPLTIYCVSLAKYLQNPMKEYASLGRDIVSIQFKPGQQLISQEKLLKQLESALVDMVNLCGVDINEAVNDPATANLLTYVSGLGPRKASQLLKIINMNGGVVNNRMELLGVNAQYPAMGVKVWNNCASFLYIDYDTADPDTDYLDNTRVHPEDYDIGRKMAADALELDEEDIKAETDENGPGAIVRKLVKEDAQEKVNDLILEEYAEQLEKNLNQRKRATLETIRAELQQPYEELRKQFVFLSTDAIFTMFTGETADTLAEGMVVPVTIKRITDDHIDGKLDCGVDVLIPEMELTDRYDIPVRSLYSIHQTVPAKLLYLNRKAFIANASLREDQVIRPYRREFDHMRDEWDDKQEHQDQEAMKEETKTSTRTLRVIKHPLFRPFNGPQAEEFLASQSRGDAVIRPSSKGPDHLAVTWKVSDGVYQHIDVLELDKENEFSVGKILKIGGKYSYSDLDELIVNHVKAMARKVDDMTIHEKYQSGSKEATERWLTTYTTANPTRSAYAFCIDPKHPGYFHLCFKAGQNASMNSWPVKVIPQGYELQRNPYPDMMALCNGFKTMYANVLAGKKGRR; translated from the exons ATGAGCGCCGCCGAGCTTTTAGAGAATGAGGCCTTGTTGGACGATGAGGAAAATGATGAAGACTACGACGAGGAGACCGGTGAAGTAGCTAGAGGCACTGCCGATCGAAATGGCCACTATGACGATTCCagtgaggaggatgaagacgaagatgAAGACGCCGCTCGTGCT GTTCGCGAGGGTTTCATTGTCgacgaagacgaagaagaggaagagacgTCTGAAAGACGacgagaaaagaaaaagcgaCGCCGTGAAGAGCGTGCACTCGAGGATGAGGACCTGGACGAGGAAGATATCTATCTTATCGGGGAGAATAACCCGGACTTTGAACCTCCTGTTTCTTATGAG TCGAAATTTAAGCGGCTGAAGCGCGGGCATAAAGGTGATCGAGACCGTGCGGTGTCTCAGGGAATCAACGATATATTCAACTCCGACGAAGAGGAGGATGAGATCGACCGATATCGGATGGGTGCCCGAGATAGAAGGGGGCTTCACGATGACCTCGATGATTTCATCGAAGAGGATGTGTTTTCCGACGAAGAGCGCGAGCGCATGCGGGAAGACGAAGAGATCGCTCGCCCAGTTAAAAAAGGAATCTCTGGACTTGCTGTTACGGAGGCGACTGGCCTCGATGAAGCTGCCCTCGAGGATATGCGTGCTGCTTTCGGTGATGGAACCGATTATCTCTTCGCCCTTGAAatggaagaagatgaagatgaagaagaacgTGGGGATGAAGAAAAGCCACTGGACCTAAAAGATGTTTTTGAGCCATCACAACTCGCTGAAAAGATGATGACGGAGGAAGACAACGAGATCCGCTTTAGTGACGAACCCGAGCGCTACCAGATAGCAAGAAAGCCTTATAAGCACGTCATCCTGAGCGAAGAACAATTTAAGGAAGAAGCCATATGGATTTCAAATCTTATGTTACTGAAAAAGCGCCTGGAACCAGACTTACGCGAGCCATTCCAGAGAGCTATTGTCAAGGTCCTTGAATTTATGGTTACTGATGACTGGGAAGTGCCGTTCATCTTTCAACATCGCAAGGATTACTTGATTCATGCGGCAAAGGTTCCAATGTCCCCTAGCGCACCCAATCCCGATGGGCAGGACTACGTTATTAGAGCAGAGAAACTCTTAAACATGACTGATCTGTGGGATATCTTCGAGTATGACCTAAAGTTCCGCGCACTTGTTGACAAGAGGAACATCCTTCAGCGGACCTATGACAACCTTAAGAACGTCGCAAACGTCAAAGACGAAGTGTTTGAGCAGATGTTACCTGCTGCGGTGACCATGGAGGAACTTCAGGACCTCCAGGATTATATCTATTTTGAGTACTCATCCGAACTTAAAGATGTTGCGATGGTGAATGGAAATGGAGAGAATGGGGCCGTTCATCAACGCCGAAAAGCCGCGACCAAAACTTTCTATGAGCGTATCCGCAATAGCAAGGCTTACGGTCTTGTTCGTGCGTTCGGAATTACACCAGACGGATTTGCCCAAAACGCTATGAAGGAAGCAAAGAGACATCATATTGATGACCCCACTGAGCTACCCGAAGATATGGCGGACGGGCTCCTTGACACTCACTTTGCAAACGGTTTACACGCGCTCAAGGCTGCCAAGACAATGTTTGCAGAACAGTTGATAATGAGCCCAAAAGTAAGGAAGGAATTAAGACGAGCCTTCTATATGAATGGCGTTATCGATTGTTTCAGGACTGAAAAGGGCCTAAAAAAGATTGATGAACATCACCCTTATTACGAATTTAAGTATTTGCGAAATCAGCAACTGAGTGACATTGCACGCCGACCAGAATTATTCCTGCGCATGCTGAAAGcggaagaagaaggcttgGTGGACGTCAACGTTCGGTTCCAAAATTTTGATAATTATAAGAGACGACTCTATCGTGATATCCAATCCGACAACTTCAGTGAAGTAGCCGATGCCTGGAACAAAGCGAGAAAGGAAGTGCTTGACATGGCACTTGCACGGCTCGACAAGATCATGAGTCGCGGAGTCAAGGAAAATATCAAGACTGAATGTGAGAACCACGTCGCTAAGGAATGCCGAGAAGCTTTCTCCTTACGACTCGATCAAGCTCCGTACAAGCCTAAAGGCATGATCCTTGGCACTATTCCCCGTGTCCTCACTTTATCAGCCGGTGCTGGTATCATTGGCAAAGACCCAATATACTGGGCGTGGGTTGAAGAGGATGGCCGAGTCTTGGAAAACGGCAAATTTACCGACCTCACTCTTGGTGATCCAGACCGCATGATTTCAGACGGTAGAGACGTGAACTCTCTCATAGATCTCGTCGAACGGCGCAAACCTGATGTGATTGGCATTTCCGGGATGTCTCCAGAAACCCGCAAACTTTACAAGCAACTCGCAGAGCTCATAGATGCAAAGAATCTCCGCAGCTCGCCATATACCAACgataatgatgatgaagtTAGCGATCCTCTCGAAGTAGTCATAGTGAACGACGAAGTGGCAAGACTATATCATACCAGCGACAAGGCCAGATCAGAGCACCCCGGTCTTCACCCATTGACCATCTACTGCGTTTCTCTCGCCAAATATCTACAGAATCCAATGAAAGAGTACGCTTCGTTAGGACGGGACATAGTGTCTATTCAATTCAAACCAGGCCAGCAACTTATCTCTCAGGAGAAGCTCTTGAAGCAACTCGAAAGTGctttggttgatatggtgaacTTATGTGGTGTGGATATCAATGAAGCTGTCAATGATCCGGCTACCGCCAACCTTCTCACTTATGTGAGCGGTCTCGGCCCTCGAAAGGCCTCCCAGTTGCTGAAAATCATCAACATGAACGGTGGTGTTGTGAATAACCGCATGGAGTTACTAGGAGTCAACGCGCAGTATCCTGCAATGGGCGTGAAAGTATGGAACAATTGTGCCAGTTTTCTCTACATCGACTACGACACGGCCGATCCCGACACTGATTATTTGGACAATACTCGTGTTCATCCAGAAGACTATGATATTGGTCGCAAGATGGCCGCCGATGCGCTCGAACtcgatgaagaagatatcaaaGCGGAGACAGATGAGAACGGTCCCGGCGCTATCGTTAGAAAGCTCGTTAAGGAGGATGCTCAAGAAAAAGTCAACGACCTTATTCTGGAAGAGTATGCCGAGCAACTCGAAAAGAATCTTAACCAGAGAAAACGCGCTACTCTTGAGACTATACGTGCTGAATTACAGCAGCCTTATGAGGAATTACGAAAGCAATTCGTCTTCCTTAGCACAGATGCCATCTTTACAATGTTTACCGGCGAGACTGCGGACACCTTGGCTGAAGGCATGGTTGTACCTGTCACTATCAAACGAATAACCGATGACCACATCGACGGCAAACTTGACTGTGGAGTTGATGTCCTCATACCCGAGATGGAGCTCACCGACCGATATGATATCCCCGTCCGAAGTCTATATTCCATTCACCAAACTGTCCCTGCGAAACTGCTCTACTTGAACCGCAAAGCTTTCATTGCCAACGCATCTCTCCGCGAAGACCAGGTCATTAGGCCGTATCGCCGCGAATTCGATCATATGCGCGATGAATGGGATGACAAGCAAGAGCACCAAGATCAAGAAGCAATGAAGGAGGAGACTAAGACGAGCACTCGTACACTCAGAGTTATTAAGCATCCGCTTTTCCGCCCATTCAATGGTCCTCAGGCTGAGGAATTCCTCGCTTCGCAAAGTCGTGGAGACGCAGTCATTCGACCTTCGTCTAAGGGCCCTGACCATCTCGCAGTGACATGGAAGGTCTCAGATGGAGTATACCAGCATATTGATGTGTTAGAACTTGACAAAGAAAACGAGTTCTCCGTCGGCAAAATTCTCAAAATTGGCGGGAAGTATTCGTACAGCGATCTTGACGAGTTGATTGTCAATCATGTCAAGGCCATGGCAAGAAAGGTGGATGATATGACAATCCATGAGAAATATCAGTCCGGCTCAAAAGAGGCTACAG AACGTTGGTTAACAACATACACAACCGCCAACCCTACTCGTTCTGCCTACGCCTTTTGCATCGACCCCAAACACCCGGGCTACTTCCACCTGTGCTTCAAGGCGGGCCAAAATGCGTCAATGAACAGCTGGCCAGTAAAAGTGATTCCCCAGGGATACGAATTGCAACGGAACCCATATCCAGACATGATGGCGTTATGCAACGGATTCAAGACGATGTATGCGAATGTGTTGGCCGGAAAGAAGGGAcgaagatga